In Callospermophilus lateralis isolate mCalLat2 chromosome 19, mCalLat2.hap1, whole genome shotgun sequence, the following are encoded in one genomic region:
- the LOC143384906 gene encoding speedy protein E4-like: MADQQISQSGQSPSQPSTSESHPGVVVDDEIPGPSAPWVESGLLPETTGLKRKRESSTESEDELEDLESGLNHPWDVDSLCGLKMKLKKRRMDLVQPEHHEVFNRLLEDPVVKRFLAWDKNLRVSDKYLLSMVIAYFSRAGLFSWQYQRIHFFLALYLANDMEEDNQAPKQDIFHFLYGKSYAQRPLFHKLRYQFICSMGWNTRVSKEECEEIQAYDPELWVWGRDRTLIS; the protein is encoded by the exons ATGGCGGATCAACAAATCTCCCAGTCTGGGCAATCGCCTTCCCAGCCAAGCACCTCAGAATCCCACCCAGGAGTGGTGGTAGATGATGAGATCCCAGGTCCATCAG CACCCTGGGTAGAATCTGGTCTCCTGCCTGAGACCACTGGCCTAAAGAGAAAGAGGGAGTCCTCCACTGAATCTGAGGATGAGCTGGAGGATCTGGAAAGTGGGCTAAATCACCCCTGGGATGTGGATTCACTTTGTGGCCTCAAAATGAAACTCAAAAAACGGCGCATGGACTTGGTGCAACCAGAACACCATGAGGTTTTCAACCGGCTTCTAG AGGATCCTGTTGTCAAAAGATTCCTGGCCTGGGACAAGAACCTGAGGGTGTCTGACAAG TACCTCCTGTCTATGGTCATAGCTTATTTTAGCCGGGCTGGCCTCTTCTCCTGGCAGTACCAACGAATCCACTTCTTTCTGGCCCT CTACCTGGCCAATGACATGGAGGAGGACAACCAGGCTCCTAAACAAGACATCTTTCATTTCCTCTATGGGAAGAGCTATGCCCAGCGTCCCCTGTTCCACAAACTGCGCTATCAGTTCATCTGCTCCATGGGCTGGAACACTCGGGTTTCCAAGGAGGAGTGTGAGGAG ATTCAAGCTTATGATCCCGAGCTCTGGGTGTGGGGCCGAGATCGCACTCTTATTTCCTAG